The sequence ttaatggtcacatccatatttgcatatgaaactggtcattggtcaGTTGTCATGTCagttgtattatttataaggctggggatacctgcagtcagtttagacttaagagatcacttggatgagtgatgaaacgaatCTCAGTaaatgttgcatccagatgaactgattcaaacttctttgattttcttacctggattattgagcatgcataaagaccctACTCTTTGTTCATCAGATCCCAAATCGCTGACATGTGACCAGTGGATCTTGAAAAAAAAGTGGAGACCAAGGCGTCTGTGTCCTGCAAAAGGGTAAAATTGTATAGTGTTGTGAATGGTTAGTGGCTTTGTGTGCCCTCATAGTACAGCAATAGAAACCAGGTAGGTTGTACAGTATAAGCTGTTAATATCTACAGATAATCAAACACCATTCCTATGTTTAATGCTTTGACAGTAGACTTTGGACCAGTTTACGGCTAATCAAAAAAAGATGCAATGAAAAGTACCGGAACCAGTGTGATGGAACTGGAACACAGTCAGCGTGCTCTAGACCACACAGTTTCCTACAGAGGTAATCTACAGTCCGCATTAGTATTAGTCTTGTGTGACAAACTTTGATGGGTAACTGTAATGTGTTTTTTATCTCAGGAACCTCAGGCTTTGTGTCAAGATGCTGAAAAAAAGGAAAGAGCAGAGGATCAGGAGGAGAAAGAGATCCAGAAACGTCACTCAGGAGCCACACCTTACAAAACGGCGGCAATGCCACAGCGACAGTCACCATAGCATTGCCATCCTGCCAAATGGAAATCCTCACCCTAGTTTCAGTAGTGAATCCGTTCTGTGGAGCTGTAGTGAAGATGAGGAGTCTTGCACCCATCTTACTTTTGAAGTGATTCCCTCTTCAGTCACTATGGAAACCCAGCCACCAGAGGCCCAGACCAGACAACAATTATCAACACAGAGCAGGGCGTTTAGAGACTTGCTAACAAAACAATGTGGCAACAACAGTACGATTGTCAAGGAATCATGTTTGTGAGGTCGCTTTCAGTTTATTGAAAATGCTGCTAATTGATGCACAGGCTTTGATTGCATAATCCCTTGTAATCTGAAGTCATACTTAGTTTGAGTTTTAGTATGTAATGTCTTGCACTTCAGTTTCAAtttaagtgtttttttgtttgtttttttaattcagtTTGTTCTTGAACACTAAATAAACTCCTAAGTATTTAGTCTGCTTGAACAAGTGGGATTAAATGTTTTAATATTGTTCGAAGGCAACAAACTCAACCCTCAGTACTGTTTTGGGTGTCCAAAAACATCTTCGGGATCAGCTATTTTGTCAAAACAAAAGCATTTATATGGACTCTTGTAAAGATTTACAGTTGGGCCTGCCTCTCACAGtccttagtaaaaaaataaaccatTACTTGTCTACTTTTTacaaatttgcctgtactttttttcttttcttggattttttttcccaccctttttctccccaattgtacctgggcaattaccccgctctctgagccatcccggtcgctgctccaccccctctgccgatccgggggagggctgcagactaccacatgcttcctccgatacatgtggagtcgccagccgctgcttttcacctgacggtgaggagttttggcagggggaggtagcgtgtgggaggagcacgctattccccccaggtccccctccctcccgaacaggtgccccgaccaaccagaggaggcgctagtgcagcgaccaggacaaatgcccacacccggcctcccacccgcagacgtggccagtTGAACATATGGAGATGCCGTGTCAGCTGCACATTGCTGTGTGCCTTTGTACCAAGCCTCCAGTAAGTATAACAAAGTACTTCTTTTTCATACGTTTCCCTCCGGTGCGGAAACCGGAAGAAAATGGTTGTCGCTATCCAGGGGGACAACACTATTAGAAGATGCCACCGCCTCCATCCCAAAAAAGCCTAGCAGAGGATGTGTGTTGTCTTGAGGACAAAATGTCCATCCTGTAAATAGCAATTATCTGTATACATACATGAAATCTGTTTTCTATTGTTAAAGTTGTTTGATATTGGTTTATTGAAATCACTTTGTTCAATGATGAAATGAGTGGTATACTCTCTTGAGGATAAAATGTGAATCTTGTAAATAGcaattatttatatatacatgaAATCTGTTTTATATTCAAGTTACTGAATATTGGTTTACTGGAATACATTTTCTTTGTTCAATTTAACTGGTACGCAGATTTTTTGGTCACCCACCTGTCAGTTCTGCTGGTTTACCTTTCTATAACAATTACTGTAGTTAATACAAGACACAACATTCCAATGCTAATCATTTATCTTTATTACACTGAGTTAAAGCAC is a genomic window of Lampris incognitus isolate fLamInc1 chromosome 14, fLamInc1.hap2, whole genome shotgun sequence containing:
- the si:ch211-227n13.3 gene encoding uncharacterized protein si:ch211-227n13.3 isoform X1, with the translated sequence MIGDKVTLECCVSWKDPMYSTHSSKRQKNSKKAHERLEPSTDAVWHKFRSTRKGESRDIFIISDEGTYNDLIVEEKKAGNERVVREDGGEPLQLVDEDVTDPILGGDQGSSDSFSVHSIGTRSGPSYSPPGLCFDCQTLYRKAKRMKKPLDKILDNDPKSLTCDQWILKKKWRPRRLCPAKGRLWTSLRLIKKRCNEKYRNQCDGTGTQSACSRPHSFLQRNLRLCVKMLKKRKEQRIRRRKRSRNVTQEPHLTKRRQCHSDSHHSIAILPNGNPHPSFSSESVLWSCSEDEESCTHLTFEVIPSSVTMETQPPEAQTRQQLSTQSRAFRDLLTKQCGNNSTIVKESCL
- the si:ch211-227n13.3 gene encoding uncharacterized protein si:ch211-227n13.3 isoform X2 — encoded protein: MIGDKVTLECCVSWKDPMYSTHSSKRQKNSKKAHERLEPSTDAVWHKFRSTRKGESRDIFIISDEGTYNDLIVEEKKAGNERVVREDGGEPLQLVDEDVTDPILGGDQGSSDSFSVHSIGTRSGPSYSPPGLCFDCQTLYRKAKRMKKPLDKILDNDPKSLTCDQWILKKKWRPRRLCPAKGLWTSLRLIKKRCNEKYRNQCDGTGTQSACSRPHSFLQRNLRLCVKMLKKRKEQRIRRRKRSRNVTQEPHLTKRRQCHSDSHHSIAILPNGNPHPSFSSESVLWSCSEDEESCTHLTFEVIPSSVTMETQPPEAQTRQQLSTQSRAFRDLLTKQCGNNSTIVKESCL